In one Solanum lycopersicum chromosome 11, SLM_r2.1 genomic region, the following are encoded:
- the LOC101262277 gene encoding glucan endo-1,3-beta-glucosidase 4 → MSMSSSRYLHILIVLIFFSIIPFKSEGQFHDWCIADEQTPDDELVQALKWACENGANCTKIQENQPCYLPNTVRGHASYAFNSYYQNMKQKGASCYFNSAAILTAKDPSHDACKFEVIP, encoded by the exons ATGAGCATGTCTAGTTCAAGATATTTACATATTCTAATTGTTCTCATCTTCTTCTCAATTATTCCATTCAAATCTG AGGGACAATTTCATGATTGGTGCATAGCTGATGAACAAACACCAGATGATGAGTTGGTACAAGCCCTCAAATGGGCATGTGAAAATGGAGCAAATTgtacaaaaatacaagagaatCAACCATGTTACCTTCCAAATACTGTGAGAGGACATGCCTCTTATGCATTCAATAGTTactaccaaaacatgaaacaaaaAGGGGCTAGTTGCTACTTCAATTCTGCTGCTATTTTAACTGCCAAAGATCCAA GCCATGATGCTTGCAAATTTGAGGTTATTCCTTGA
- the LOC101263179 gene encoding spindle pole body component 110, whose amino-acid sequence MSLIKPSSRYAKTSFDSSRSSTKSDPSSSTDKALIKIKKGSNGVTQTTHQSNFSSMVKKFVEHKSASSKLMKQQQQKKGDLKLVIPVDFIAEDLKKTAKRGSGLSSLHKKLFKGSSSGGGVKKEEGSTVKALTEVKGNTRTLGMVLRSERELLSMNKEQEDQIVELKLMLEEKNREVEKLKDLCLKQREEIKSLKNSILFPDVMNSQVQDLLEKQGSELKQAKQLIPNLQRQVTSLTGQLQCLAEDLAEVKADKYAIRGSYDSFGSPSEYDQEEAANSLEFSSEDHTIPGSPDDMFLKDVNPCLTPYYAKTKSKEFDDFNSPDAKDLVKNNIQVYHESSYNSCARKLSKSSDCRQCSNTGNKATRAARRSDESKCTYGKQVHSKFY is encoded by the exons ATGTCTTTAATCAAGCCATCATCTCGTTATGCTAAAACTTCTTTTGATTCTTCAAGATCTTCAACTAAATCTGACCCTTCTTCTTCTACAGACAAAGCTCTAATCAAAATCAAGAAAGGTTCAAATGGGGTTACTCAAACTACCCATCAATCCAATTTCAGCTCAATGGTCAAGAAATTTGTTGAACACAAATCTGCTTCTTCTAAATTGATGAAGCAGCAGCAGCAGAAAAAGGGTGATTTGAAATTGGTTATTCCTGTGGATTTTATAGCTGAAGATTTGAAGAAAACGGCGAAAAGGGGCAGTGGTTTGAGTTCTCTGCATAAGAAATTGTTTAAAGGTTCTTCTTCTGGTGGTGGtgtgaaaaaagaagaaggaagcaCGGTGAAGGCGTTGACGGAGGTTAAAGGGAATACGAGGACATTAGGAATGGTTCTTAGAAGTGAGAGGGAGTTGTTAAGTATGAATAAGGAGCAGGAGGATCAGATTGTTGAGCTTAAGCTAATGCTCGAGGAGAAAAATCGAGAG GTTGAGAAGCTTAAGGATTTGTGCTTAAAGCAAAGGGAAGAGATAAAGTCACTGAAAAATTCCATACTGTTCCCGGATGTTATGAATTCTCAAGTTCAGGATCTTTTGGAAAAGCAAGGTTCAGAACTCAAACAGGCAAAACAGCTAATACCAAATCTTCAAAGGCAGGTCACTTCTCTCACCGGCCAACTACAATGCCTAGCTGAAGATCTCGCTGAG GTCAAAGCAGATAAATATGCTATAAGAGGGAGCTATGACTCTTTTGGTAGCCCTTCCGAATATGATCAAGAAGAAGCAGCTAATTCTCTG GAATTCAGCTCTGAGGATCACACAATTCCCGGTAGTCCAGATGACATGTTTCTGAAGGATGTAAACCCCTGCTTAACACCTTACTATGCCAAGACAAaatccaag GAATTCGATGACTTCAACTCTCCTGATGCTAAAGATTTGGTTAAAAACAACATTCAAGTGTATCATGAGTCCAGCTACAATTCCTGTGCAAGGAAGCTGTCAAAAAGTTCAGATTGTCGCCAATGCTCCAATACAGGCAACAAAGCAACTCGTGCAGCTCGTAGGTCTGATGAAAGCAAATGTACTTATGGAAAGCAGGTTCACAGTAAGTTCTACTGA
- the LOC101262584 gene encoding CASP-like protein 2B1: MNYLGIGVSPGNVPVYHGNNLKVIDRRVRVTELVLRCVIFGLAIVGVILIGTDKQVKVIFSIEKIAKFTDMKALVFLVIANGLAAAYSLVQVLRCILSMIRGTVLFNKPLAWAIFSGDQLMAYLTLTAVAAAAQSAVFAKLGQAELQWMKICNMYGKFCNQVGEGIASSLIVSLSVIVLSGISAFSLFRLYGNSKGKGNAI, translated from the exons atgaattattTGGGCATTGGAGTTAGTCCTGGAAATGTTCCAGTATATCATGGAAATAATTTGAAAGTTATTGATAGGAGAGTGAGAGTTACTGAGCTTGTGTTAAGGTGTGTTATTTTTGGTTTAGCGATTGTGGGTGTCATTCTTATTGGAACTGACAAACAAGTAAAAGTTATTTTCTCTATTGAGAAAATTGCTAAATTTACTGATATGAAAGCTCTTGT GTTTTTAGTGATAGCCAATGGATTAGCTGCTGCCTACTCATTGGTGCAAGTTTTAAGATGCATTTTAAGCATGATTAGAGGAACTGTTCTCTTCAATAAACCATTGGCTTGGGCTATTTTTTCTGGTGATCAg TTGATGGCCTACTTGACACTAACTGCGGTGGCCGCGGCCGCGCAATCGGCGGTGTTTGCCAAGTTAGGGCAAGCAGAATTACAATGGATGAAGATATGCAATATGTATGGGAAATTTTGTAACCAAGTTGGAGAAGGAATTGCAAGTTCTTTGATAGTAAGCCTTAGCGTGATAGTCCTCTCGGGAATTTCAGCTTTTAGTCTCTTTCGTTTGTATGGAAATAGTAAAGGAAAGGGCAAtgcaatataa